caatttgtctagtttttaagtagagattgaaaaaatagtgtaaatctaaatcttttcttaaatttttaataacttccgaaatagtcaacatttttcaatgttcttaggctctttttgaagctttttttaccgtatcacagcagcttgcgagtataaattgtaaaaaatttattttcgatttgcaagaacttgaagttgtgataaaaaagtttgataaatttaaaaacatcttatctgtaggcaaatcagaataaaagttaaataaatatatattttagggaaattacatagaaacttcataattatatgtttcatatattttacgaaaatatttttgtcactaaaaataatattttaatttttccaacttttttgttacaacttcctgttcttgcaattcgaaaagaagttttttacaatttatactcgtgAGATGTTGTGATGCGTTGAAAACaaacttcaaaatgagcccaaaaatattttaaaatgttgactatttcggaagttactgaaaatttaagaaaacattggaatttacactatttttccatatctattaaaaaagttgacaaattGGCTTTaccttgggcttattttaaacagagttTCGAAAACAATCAAGCTTTAAAAGAGTCATTATTTTAGCTCcagtataattaaaatgaaaagaatttatttagtcataagaaaagaggtggcccaaaacttttaCATGCCATTGtaagttatatttttctattttttgcaaaatttcttttttggagaCATCTGATGTGCAATCGAATAACATAGAAAAGTATTTAGCAGGTTTCTTTGATCAATGATCACTTTTGAAACCTTATTCCCTAATAACTCAatgatttcattttgaatttttggcgaaaaataagTTCAGGAATCTTTTATGTGactattaatacaatttttttaagttgaattataTTGACTAgagaattctattaaattcatgaaaatgccTGATTAAAGATTTCCAATTTGTTTGTTCTAACCTCTAAGTGCAAGAATATtcaattcacaaaataaaatagcttcaacaattacttttaaaacttcatgccacttctttttcttcttcaaatccTTCTGTCGATTTCGTTAAAGGCAAACAAAAagttatctaaaataatttttagattgtttcaacCAGTCTATGCCCCCTGGACACCTTCCCTGGTCGACCTACCCTCGTTACGGTAGTAGAGATTCgaaacgggaggacaaaaacgggatccagaagtattcaatatttctcatgGTACCactgaataaatgaaatttttcaatactttttaatgcaagccttcttaccgggtaGGGCTACATGAATATTCAggtgaattatgtaaaaattcacaaatttgtttttttaatgttctagcTTGGGAACCAAAGTTTAACCTTACCAAAAtggtacatttttctaaaaaactaaaacGTCAATTTTCTCAAGAAGGCCACCTTCgattttttgttcattatttttaaatttgttgtaatatTATATGATGAAGATATCCTATGAGTTTCGTCCTCGCTAAACTATTCCTTACtgtagaaaaacttatttttggcgaattaactttttttttaatttgatgtataaatcggaatttttcaataaatgtgtTTGATATAAATAGAATGGAATGCACTGTCAGAACAAACTGAAGTCCGGAAAGATAGAATATATAATTTAGTATCATTTCATCTTTGGAAATATCTGGAGTAAAAAAATCGTGTTGAATAATTGCTGTGTTCGATACTGTTTTCTTTGCATTTCATTAGTTAAAATAAAATGgccaattctttaaaataaatttattcgagTAAGAGAAAAAATGCCCTGACTTAGAAACTAGGTACAATAAAGTGATATACAGCAATTTTAGTGATCCTTTTGTACAGCTTCACGACTTGGTTTTTtattagtatattttttcttagaaagaaGAATCATTTCAAACGACAGTATTTATAAACATTGTTACCGCCGAATTATTGGCAAATTTCGCGTGTCTTCAAATCAGGCAAATTCCAATGAGGAAGAACCAATGTTGGAAGATGTAAATGTATGTGAAAAGGAAGAGTTAGAGTATAAAGATGAAGAATTTCAACCGATTTTCAGATTGAGgacataaataatgaaaattaagatTGGAAATTGAGTCTTTCGCCTTGTAAAAATCTATCAAGCATCAAAGAAAGGTCCCGAGCAAACTATGTTTGCGAAAAAAGGATACAGATGATATATGCGTTCGCGCAGTCGACGATTAGTGTactttcaaaagtttataatttatcattgCCAAAAGAAAAATGCGCTCCTTGCGACAAATGGGTGTCCCATTTTcagaaagctttgaaaaattgtaaaaatattacatacAATGGATATCCTGGGAGTGATGTAGAGGTGCAATTatcatttgaatattatttaagtGACCACGTGGATTGTACTAGACAAGGTTCAAATAAGAATGATGGAATTTCAATTAAGGAAAATGacgaagaaattgaaaaagtaaaaagatGTTTAACGCGAAGTATTAGAGAAATATTTCACCTGTTTCCGGAAAGAAATCAGAAGGTAAGAATTAGAAAGACAAAATTTTACTCTCTGCGACCAAAATGGGTTCAAATTGACCCCTTAAAAGAGGAATGTTTTTGCATTTATTGCGTGACTTTTAAACTCATGcttattggattaaaaaactAGAGAAGAGATGGAGCGAATATCAAAGATATTCGGAATAAAATATTGCCTAACGTGATGTGTTGTTTTGTAACCGAAGATTGTCAGCTTGgagattacaaaaaatgttcaggAGCTAGAAGCATTACGCTTCAAACTGTAGGATTTTTAGAGGGAACCGGTTCAAATGATATTGTTTTTGCGATTAGGAGCAAAGATGGCCTAGAAAAGAGAACGACTTCTATTGAAAGGTTTGTCAAAGAGAAGAAAGATTTCGCTAAgagtaattcaaataatttaacaatgcAGTGTGACTTTTCTGAGAATTGGAAGTTAATGGTTAAAGATGCAGTTGAAATTAATCATTAGAAAAATTATCAGATATCGATATTTACTGCTGCTTACTAGCGAGGTGCATAAAGCTAAAAGTTATGCAGTAGTTTCCGATAATAAGAAGCATGATTCTGCATATGCTTTATTGGCAATGGGTcgcattattaaaattatagaatcttAGAATCCTGAGAAGTTGAGAGAAAGTACAATAATAACAGATGGAGCTGCAGCTCACTTTAGAAATCGCTATCAGTATTACGTATCTAGTTATTCATTTTGCAAGAAGAAGTGGTTTTTTTCAGAAACTGGTAATAGAAAAGGGCCCTGTGATGGCGTTGGCAACTTGTTGAAACACTTTGCAACTAATCATAACTTAAAGATGCCACATCTGGAATTTAGAGTTGAATCCAATTCATTTGTACAAGAACTGAAGACGTATACTGGCGCTAATAATCTAATACTGCTTTTACCAGTAGGAGTTGCCAGTTTTTGAGAAGGAAAGAAAAAATAGTGTGAAAAAGTTCAAGGAATAACTGGAATTCATAAAGCTTATGCGTGGAAAGCAAAAATTGGACAAAACAACGACAGGAAAGTATACATCGCAAATACCTTCAGACATCCATGGAATGAAGTAACAGTATTCGAAAGAGACGTAGCAGAAAAATGTGAACGAATGAAACATGCTAAACTAGTAAAGTAAGgagtaaaataaatcaaaatagaacaacaaaaataataatttcattaattttctaaattaaattgtaAAGGATCTGATATTCATGAATTTGAAAactgtatatatttttcaattatataattttaaattccttgagaCATCAACAACCACCTTTTTTATTAGCTTCATAGTTAtatatcatataaaaaaaattaattgaaaaaaagtttttataagaaGAAATAGTTTATGCGAGGACGAAACTCGAAAAATGTAcgcaattttggtaatttttaactctttgaaattttctttgtggattttaaaagagtttagttCTCCCTACCAACtccagtaaagaaaattaaattatgtcaattgcttccaaaaatagaaaatttaaaatagaaaattcgtgaatttttacattattcaccTGAACATTTATGTAGCCCTAAGTTCGTggaaaaaattttgatcaaaaacaaaaaGTCCTATGTATTTTTCCCGCTTAAACCAATTATGCAACCTGTTTAACCCATACACGTCAACATTTTCACATAACTTCAAAAACACCCAATAAACCACTGAAACCGTAAAAATGGTTTACCCTGTACCATTTTCACCTTCCTCCGTCAAAATCCCGTAAACTCactcagaaaaaaaatcttgtttgggaaAACAGAACAATGATGTGAGTTAGTTAGCATGGTAGTTTGTTTGATCAGTGTTATCAGTATCGACGTCAGTAGAGCCATGATAACGATTATATATATTCTTTCGAACTCTCTTGTCCTCAAAAGATCTGTGCAACAGATTTAATCTCAGCTTCTTGCCACTGTGAACAGTTTCCTTTTTAAGCATCCAACAAAAGTCTGCCATAATATTCATATTCCATCTACCTTGATAACGTATTTCCATTTCCATGATATCTTGATGGAAGCGTTCTCCTTATTTCTCACTGTAATCTCCCAGATGTTCTGGGAAGTTTTCCATATCGAAATCAAGAAAGTGTAGCTTGTAACTCATCAAGCAaccgattttttttgtagatttgagCAAGTCAGACATCAACTCCTTGTAGTTGTCACTCTTGTGATTACCTAAGAAATTCTCAACCACATTCTTGAAGCTTAGCCATGCATCTCGTTCCTTCACACTCATTGTGGCAATTAACGTTTTATCTCACAATACATTTCGAATTTAAATGCCCATCAAAGATTCATTCTTTCAATTTCGCGCTCGATAAAGTTGGGAATCTTTTGAATGAATAAGCAAGACATTTACCTTCCATATCCAAAGCTTTTACGAAAAGATTCATCAAACCGAGTTTGATGTGCAAAGGAGGAACTAGAATTTTCGCCGGCTCTACCAACgctttgttaataatatttttttatccagtTTCTATAGGTTTTTGAGCGGGCCAATCTTTTTTAACTTAATGATTCTTCGGATCCCTGCTATCTCACAAGCATACCtatatatttcatttgaaatcaagTAGTCTGATCCTAGTCATGTCACGGAATAGTTTGGGTCTGGAATATATTAAACAGgctcacacaaaaaaaatattttctaagtcttGGATGCCAGTAtaatattcctatgtattttgtaCCGCTTAAACCGAATATGCAACCCGTTCAACCCCTACACGTCAGGATTTTGATATATGTTACCTCAAAAAAACCCAATAAACCACTGAAACCGCAACAATTATTTACCCAGTACCCTTTTCATCCTCCTTCCCTTAAACTGGTAATCCTATATCCTCATGGCTTCATAATTCCCTTACCTCGTAATAAAAAAGCCCCATCACCTCAAAATCCCGTAACCCAAACAATTCCGTGACATGACTAGGATCAGACTACTTGATTTCATATGAAATCGATCCTGAACCCTTTTTAATGAACCCattattttctctctttttcagtaaaaaaactagaaataaataaatatcgtatttttataaaaatacacagATAACATCCTAATATACCATTCCGGAAGTTTTAATTTATCAAGAAACTAAGTAAATACCATTTTCGGAATATCGGTATCTGTTTTGCAAACGAAAGTTGCCAGCAAAACACCTCTGCCTATCTATTTCATTCATTTAAAGCggttactaaaataaaataagtttacattttttcgtttttactgTCAAAAATCAGAAGTCATTCTGACCCCAAAATGCAGatttgtaattttagaaaaaagtcattttttgaccAAACTACTCGTATTATATgtaatatttaaccaattttatttccctatcttataacattttttaaaaatgtctattgtTTTTACAGGTACAAGTAATAACGACTGCTCTGAATGCAGCTCAAGCAACTGCAGAACACGCTACTCAAGCTGCCTCTGAAGCTGCAGCTGAATTAGCTGCGCAGACGACTATGGTTGGTCAAGCCAAGGCTCGAGCTCATGCGATTGACGAACAACTAGAAACTGCAAGAGTGGACTTCGAAGCTACACAAGCTGCAGCTCAAAAGGCTGCAGCCTTGGCCCAAAAGGCTCAAAACAATGCAGCAGCTGCTGCGGCGCACGCCGCACATGCGGCTAGTGAAGCTGCAGCTCATTCCATTGGAACCAAACACGATCGCGAAAGTCTTCAGGATAGCCTTCAacattctgaaaatataaatcaacttaGCAAAGTTCTTCGTGATTCTAACAATTTGTACCAGGCATCCTCCCAGCAAGAATCAGCGCCTCATCATAAGTCCAGCTCGCTAATTCGACCCACTAACGAAGAACATTATTCTGCGGATTCTTTTGATACTGATAGCCCACACACAACTTCTGCATTATCTCCTTCGTCTTATTCGGCATCAGGTCCATTGGATTATGATTATAAAAGCTCTACAAGAGTAGTGGACTATCGTGGTTATTAGGTATAAAAGATTTGATGTAAATTATCGACTCATCAATATCCATGCCATCCTGACCTATAATTCCTATTTCCGTCATGTCGCCATATGTTGCCGAATGTCTAATTTTTACAGTCATACAATTCTGTTGATTATTATCAGGTGTTA
This Belonocnema kinseyi isolate 2016_QV_RU_SX_M_011 chromosome 3, B_treatae_v1, whole genome shotgun sequence DNA region includes the following protein-coding sequences:
- the LOC117169104 gene encoding uncharacterized protein LOC117169104 — translated: MKIILIFTYVTLTLGNQRVERQQSQSRLSKKQQLDQIADGVEYEYINQDPGYLSLYEDSSKSASHHQKPKTGFSVGGGLVSIAQGAANAAHNSVINQPSAAGQAAYVAKNTLAQSAAQSAATAAAALAGKQIILMGLEQQSYNAHLAVDSEKTQLQQAQRSATAAQNTAQQAMHQVQVITTALNAAQATAEHATQAASEAAAELAAQTTMVGQAKARAHAIDEQLETARVDFEATQAAAQKAAALAQKAQNNAAAAAAHAAHAASEAAAHSIGTKHDRESLQDSLQHSENINQLSKVLRDSNNLYQASSQQESAPHHKSSSLIRPTNEEHYSADSFDTDSPHTTSALSPSSYSASGPLDYDYKSSTRVVDYRGY